In Deinococcus sedimenti, a single genomic region encodes these proteins:
- the mnmA gene encoding tRNA 2-thiouridine(34) synthase MnmA, with protein sequence MSAPSPASATVPAPAAAAGERVLCAMSGGVDSSVTAALLKDQGYQVVGAMMRFWPDDKRTDTFDSCCSPDAAYEARRVAEQVGVPFYLLDYREQFQRHIVGPFIDEYSKGRTPNPCVNCNTKVKFDELVKKAKMLGCRYVATGHYVKRVENARGEVEFHRGDDPRKDQTYFLWGTPRDALPYILFPVGELEKPRVREIAAERGLLTAQKPESQNICFVPGKVQDFVAEHIPQSQGFIREISTGEVVGEHLGTQFYTLGQKKGLGLYQSHRVRHVVHLAPDTNTVWVGDYDDCLWTGLKAQSANYLIDLTELPEELEVQVRYRTAPVKARVIRADESGFELAFQDPQFAVAPGQSAVLYAGPRLLGGGLIEDHVPTLPEPKAPPKKRPAVLLS encoded by the coding sequence ATGAGTGCCCCCTCTCCTGCCTCCGCGACCGTCCCCGCCCCTGCCGCCGCTGCCGGGGAACGGGTGCTGTGCGCCATGTCCGGCGGCGTGGACAGCAGCGTGACGGCGGCGCTGCTGAAGGACCAGGGGTATCAGGTGGTCGGCGCGATGATGCGCTTCTGGCCCGACGACAAGCGCACGGACACCTTCGATTCGTGCTGCTCGCCGGACGCGGCGTACGAGGCGCGCCGCGTGGCCGAGCAGGTGGGCGTGCCGTTCTACCTGCTGGACTACCGCGAGCAGTTCCAGCGGCACATCGTCGGGCCGTTCATCGACGAGTACAGCAAGGGCCGCACGCCGAACCCCTGCGTGAACTGCAACACCAAGGTGAAGTTCGACGAACTGGTGAAGAAAGCCAAGATGCTCGGCTGCCGCTACGTGGCCACCGGGCACTACGTGAAGCGCGTGGAGAACGCACGGGGCGAGGTGGAATTCCATCGGGGCGACGATCCCCGCAAGGACCAGACGTACTTCCTGTGGGGCACGCCGCGCGACGCGCTGCCGTACATCCTCTTCCCCGTGGGCGAACTGGAAAAGCCCCGCGTGCGCGAGATCGCCGCGGAACGGGGCCTGCTAACCGCGCAGAAACCCGAGAGTCAGAACATCTGCTTCGTGCCGGGCAAGGTGCAGGACTTCGTCGCCGAGCACATCCCGCAGAGCCAGGGCTTCATCCGTGAGATCAGCACCGGCGAGGTCGTGGGTGAGCACCTGGGCACGCAGTTTTACACGCTGGGCCAGAAGAAGGGCCTGGGCCTGTACCAGTCGCACCGCGTGCGGCACGTCGTGCACCTGGCGCCCGACACGAACACCGTCTGGGTGGGCGACTACGACGACTGCCTGTGGACCGGCCTGAAAGCGCAGAGTGCCAATTACCTGATCGACCTGACCGAACTGCCCGAGGAGCTGGAGGTGCAGGTCCGCTACCGCACCGCACCAGTGAAAGCCCGCGTGATCCGCGCCGACGAGAGCGGCTTCGAACTGGCCTTCCAGGACCCGCAGTTCGCGGTCGCGCCCGGCCAGAGCGCCGTGCTGTACGCCGGACCGCGCCTGCTGGGCGGCGGCCTGATCGAGGACCACGTGCCCACGCTGCCCGAACCGAAAGCCCCGCCGAAGAAACGCCCTGCTGTGCTGCTGTCCTGA
- a CDS encoding nuclease-related domain-containing protein: MIVKDLEPQQHTDPLRRAGYDAERQMAHYLKRAFAEDPRKFVFHNLRLERRGEVAQLDHLILHRFGLLIVESKSVAGQVSVNEHGEWTRWWNRKGRGMPSPVLQARRQLDLLLALLDDHTTDLMDRSMLGLKQRTLTGVRRDVLVAISDGGRITRKSEVPELVKADQVPDRVKAIIGAEQEKTFGSFGLTDAEMTRIQAFLRNRHVPAPAQEAPAAPEPAQTRAAPVSAPPVQPARPERHSATPVRTSQERQAQARPRPDVACRACSSANVTVQFGKYGYYLKCGDCGGNTPAKPVCAACGQPGKVSKRGLEFTATCAGGHTWAYWTNPA, from the coding sequence GTGATCGTCAAGGACCTCGAACCCCAGCAGCACACCGACCCGCTGCGCCGCGCCGGGTACGACGCGGAACGGCAGATGGCCCACTACCTCAAACGCGCCTTCGCGGAGGACCCCCGCAAGTTCGTGTTCCACAACCTCCGCCTGGAACGGCGCGGCGAGGTCGCGCAGCTCGACCACCTGATCCTGCACCGGTTCGGCCTGCTGATCGTCGAGAGCAAGAGCGTGGCCGGACAGGTCAGCGTGAACGAGCACGGCGAGTGGACCCGCTGGTGGAACCGTAAGGGACGCGGCATGCCGTCTCCGGTCCTTCAGGCGCGGCGGCAACTGGACCTTCTGCTGGCCCTGCTGGACGACCACACGACTGACCTGATGGACCGCTCCATGCTGGGCCTCAAGCAGCGCACCCTGACCGGCGTGCGGCGCGACGTGCTGGTCGCCATCTCGGACGGTGGGCGCATCACCCGCAAATCGGAGGTGCCGGAACTCGTGAAGGCCGATCAGGTGCCCGACCGCGTGAAGGCCATCATCGGGGCCGAGCAGGAGAAGACCTTCGGCTCGTTTGGCCTCACCGACGCCGAGATGACCCGCATTCAGGCGTTCCTGCGGAACCGCCACGTTCCAGCACCTGCCCAGGAGGCGCCTGCCGCACCGGAACCGGCCCAGACCAGAGCCGCGCCCGTCAGTGCACCCCCGGTTCAGCCCGCACGCCCGGAACGACACAGCGCCACCCCGGTCCGCACGTCGCAGGAGCGGCAGGCGCAGGCGCGTCCCCGCCCGGACGTGGCGTGCCGCGCCTGCTCGTCCGCGAACGTGACCGTGCAGTTCGGCAAGTACGGGTATTACCTGAAGTGCGGCGACTGCGGCGGCAACACGCCGGCCAAGCCGGTGTGCGCGGCGTGCGGGCAGCCGGGGAAGGTGAGCAAGCGCGGCCTGGAATTCACCGCGACCTGCGCGGGCGGGCACACCTGGGCGTACTGGACGAACCCCGCCTGA
- a CDS encoding phospholipase A2, protein MRRVFPAAALTVALPLALAACSQQATPSVNPYATRPELQDAGSQAILARYGTDPGLTAALQEAYGERTTVLSYPSVPALGAQDYASDRLAYIKRTGWGTVSNYNNQYSAYSGTSNPYTGLTWTRDGCSAPDGLGLGYREDFRPACNVHDFAYRNLKVYQRTDANRLTSDDVFYTNMKAICAAKSWYARPACYSAAYAYYQGVRIGGSDSF, encoded by the coding sequence ATGCGCCGAGTCTTCCCCGCCGCCGCCCTTACCGTCGCACTGCCCCTGGCCCTGGCCGCCTGCTCCCAGCAGGCCACGCCCAGCGTGAACCCCTATGCCACCCGCCCTGAATTGCAGGACGCGGGCAGTCAGGCCATCCTGGCCCGTTACGGCACCGACCCCGGCCTGACCGCCGCGCTGCAGGAAGCGTACGGTGAACGCACCACCGTCCTCTCCTACCCCAGCGTGCCCGCGCTGGGCGCGCAGGATTACGCCAGCGACCGACTCGCGTACATCAAACGCACCGGGTGGGGCACCGTCAGCAACTACAACAACCAGTACAGCGCCTACAGCGGCACGAGCAATCCCTACACCGGCCTCACCTGGACCCGCGACGGGTGCAGCGCCCCCGACGGCCTGGGCCTCGGCTACCGCGAGGACTTCCGCCCCGCGTGCAACGTGCATGACTTCGCGTACCGCAACCTCAAGGTGTACCAGCGCACCGACGCGAACCGCCTGACCAGCGACGACGTGTTCTACACGAACATGAAAGCCATCTGCGCCGCGAAGAGCTGGTATGCCCGGCCCGCCTGCTACAGCGCCGCGTACGCCTACTACCAGGGCGTCCGCATCGGCGGCAGCGACAGCTTCTAA
- a CDS encoding GntR family transcriptional regulator encodes MSAPTPAPLRPALHAEDTLLARLLDGTYPPGSTLPAERELAASLGVTRPTLREALQRLGRDGLLEIRQGKPTRVLHPHEGGLRVLAHLSRHGELGRMVPDLLDLRAALLPHWVAQTADRDPQPLQAHLGSPPAESDDPNLPQTFTAFDWAFQTLAAHGSGNALAPLLLGAFAEVYARAGAIYFSDPQRRERSREHYRALHAALPLGPAAAEQVARSTSLDSLQLWEARRV; translated from the coding sequence ATGTCCGCCCCCACCCCTGCCCCGCTGCGGCCCGCGCTGCACGCCGAGGACACCCTGCTCGCCCGCCTGCTGGACGGCACGTACCCGCCCGGCAGCACCCTGCCCGCCGAACGGGAACTGGCCGCCAGCCTGGGCGTCACGCGGCCCACCCTGCGCGAGGCGCTGCAACGCCTGGGCCGCGACGGCCTGCTGGAGATCCGGCAGGGCAAACCCACCCGCGTCCTGCACCCGCACGAGGGCGGCCTGCGCGTCCTGGCGCACCTGTCCCGCCACGGCGAACTGGGGCGCATGGTGCCGGACCTGCTGGACCTGCGCGCCGCGCTGCTGCCCCACTGGGTCGCGCAGACCGCCGACCGCGACCCGCAGCCCCTCCAGGCTCATCTCGGCTCGCCGCCCGCCGAGTCGGACGACCCGAACCTGCCGCAGACGTTCACAGCGTTCGACTGGGCGTTCCAGACGCTCGCCGCGCACGGCAGCGGGAACGCGCTGGCCCCGCTGCTGCTGGGCGCGTTCGCCGAGGTGTACGCCCGCGCCGGGGCGATCTACTTCAGCGACCCGCAGCGCCGCGAGCGCTCCCGCGAGCACTACCGCGCGCTTCACGCCGCGCTGCCCCTGGGACCCGCGGCCGCCGAGCAGGTGGCGCGCAGCACCAGCCTCGACAGCCTGCAGCTGTGGGAGGCGCGCCGTGTTTGA
- a CDS encoding DUF5063 domain-containing protein, producing the protein MLPLVRRVHAALLDREGLAPGALADLLSELRREVQALPFGVPDADALPREAYHELRARIVVAWPELGFYDPATGRALGHCDLPDEIGDALDDLTDLALDLSTALALADTDEDEALAWLRFSHDTHWGDHVQDVTRHLRWLG; encoded by the coding sequence ATGCTGCCCCTGGTGCGCCGGGTTCACGCGGCTCTGCTGGACCGCGAAGGCCTCGCGCCCGGCGCGCTGGCCGACCTGCTGAGTGAACTGCGGCGGGAGGTGCAGGCGCTGCCCTTCGGCGTCCCAGACGCTGATGCCCTGCCGCGCGAGGCGTACCACGAGCTGCGCGCCCGGATTGTCGTGGCGTGGCCGGAACTCGGCTTCTACGACCCAGCCACCGGGCGCGCCCTGGGCCACTGCGACCTCCCCGACGAGATCGGCGACGCGCTGGACGACCTGACGGACCTCGCCCTCGACCTGAGCACGGCTCTTGCGCTGGCCGACACGGACGAGGACGAGGCGCTGGCGTGGCTGCGCTTCTCCCACGACACCCACTGGGGCGACCACGTGCAGGACGTCACGCGGCACCTGCGCTGGCTGGGCTAG
- a CDS encoding NAD(P)-dependent oxidoreductase — protein MRVLLPDLPEFRALSQHDEHGVPGVTFDHYRRGHLPDGEADGVVLWLTDAATRTALLATPGLKWVLTLTAGIEHVQAHLPPGAALFNASRLHDRAVAVHALSGMLAAARGLHRFRDAQRRHHWDAPALPGDSALTTLDGAHVVLWGHGHIGRNLEELLAPHGAHVHGIRSTTPTDERDELLAQADWVVLLLPSTPDTRGIVNPTTLRGLKRGAWLVNVGRGNLVVTDDLLNALNSGQLGGAILDVTDPEPLPEEHPLWDQPNVILTPHIASTTTDLVTRGAHLTRDFLIDLQQGHEPDGRVTAGRTY, from the coding sequence ATGCGCGTCCTGCTGCCCGACCTGCCCGAATTCCGCGCCCTCAGCCAGCACGACGAACACGGCGTGCCCGGCGTGACCTTCGACCACTACCGCCGCGGCCACCTCCCCGACGGCGAGGCCGACGGCGTCGTCCTGTGGCTCACCGATGCCGCCACCCGCACCGCGCTGCTCGCCACGCCCGGCCTGAAGTGGGTGCTCACCCTGACCGCCGGAATCGAACACGTCCAGGCGCACCTCCCACCCGGCGCCGCCCTGTTCAACGCCAGCCGCCTGCACGACCGCGCCGTCGCCGTGCACGCCCTGAGCGGCATGCTCGCCGCCGCACGCGGCCTGCACCGCTTCCGTGACGCGCAGCGCCGACACCACTGGGACGCCCCCGCCCTGCCCGGCGACTCCGCCCTGACCACCCTGGACGGCGCACACGTCGTCCTGTGGGGTCACGGGCACATCGGCCGGAACCTCGAAGAACTCCTCGCCCCGCACGGCGCACACGTGCACGGCATCCGCAGCACCACCCCCACCGACGAGCGCGACGAACTGCTCGCCCAGGCGGACTGGGTCGTGCTGCTGCTGCCCAGCACCCCGGACACGCGCGGCATCGTGAACCCCACCACCCTGCGCGGCCTGAAACGCGGCGCGTGGCTCGTGAACGTCGGCCGCGGCAACCTCGTCGTCACCGACGACCTCCTGAACGCCCTGAACAGCGGGCAACTGGGCGGCGCGATCCTCGACGTCACCGACCCCGAACCCCTCCCCGAGGAGCACCCCCTGTGGGACCAGCCGAACGTGATCCTCACGCCGCACATCGCCAGCACCACCACCGACCTCGTCACGCGCGGCGCGCACCTGACCCGCGACTTCCTGATCGACCTGCAACAGGGCCACGAACCCGACGGACGCGTCACCGCCGGACGCACGTACTGA
- a CDS encoding TetR/AcrR family transcriptional regulator yields MTVPPVSSPAVPDTTRARIQQEAARLFVQSGYHGVSMREVAEAVGVTKPALYHHYADKEALFLAMLEGTLAGLSRLIHAAHSQVGIRLQLDTLVYELVASAPEQRVGLQLASELRHVSADRRAAFEQEYRRVWVGGLSRLFEEAAARGELRGDLPPAMLARAFLAITYPLVTGAPSADPQGTARALLAVFLDGATPQGG; encoded by the coding sequence ATGACGGTTCCTCCTGTGTCTTCCCCTGCTGTGCCTGATACGACCCGCGCCCGCATCCAGCAGGAGGCGGCGCGGCTGTTCGTGCAGAGCGGCTATCACGGGGTGAGCATGCGCGAGGTGGCCGAGGCAGTGGGCGTGACCAAACCTGCCCTGTACCACCATTACGCGGACAAGGAGGCGCTGTTTCTGGCGATGCTGGAGGGGACCCTGGCGGGCCTGAGCCGCCTGATCCACGCGGCGCACTCGCAGGTGGGCATCCGGTTGCAGCTGGACACGCTGGTGTACGAACTGGTGGCCAGCGCGCCCGAGCAGCGGGTGGGCCTGCAGCTGGCCAGTGAACTGCGGCACGTGAGTGCGGACCGGCGCGCGGCGTTCGAGCAGGAGTACCGCCGGGTGTGGGTGGGGGGACTCTCGCGCCTGTTCGAGGAGGCCGCGGCGCGTGGTGAACTGCGCGGCGACCTGCCCCCGGCTATGCTGGCGCGGGCGTTCCTGGCCATCACGTACCCCCTGGTGACCGGGGCGCCGTCGGCGGATCCACAGGGAACGGCGCGGGCGTTGCTGGCGGTGTTCCTGGACGGTGCGACCCCGCAGGGGGGGTGA
- a CDS encoding sterol desaturase family protein, translating into MFDLIRAAIPVFLLSLLIEWAAYRYLSHDHDHDGPHEHYGYGTRDTVTSLSMGIGNVLINLFWKGVVVTIYAALYSLTPLRLPQDAWWVWVLLFFADDYAYYWYHRVSHEVRLFWASHVVHHSSQHYNLSTALRQTWVPMTALPFWLILPLLGFAPWMVLLAQAWNLLYQFFVHTERVGRLPAPIESVLNTPSHHRAHHGSNDVYLDRNYGGILIVWDRLHRTFQPETEPVRYGLVHNIHTHRPVQVAFHEFAALWRDVRTARNWRDRLHYLTRPPGWQPER; encoded by the coding sequence GTGTTTGACCTGATCCGCGCCGCGATTCCCGTCTTCCTGCTATCCCTGCTGATCGAGTGGGCCGCGTACCGATACCTCAGCCACGACCACGATCACGACGGGCCGCACGAGCACTACGGGTACGGCACGCGCGACACGGTCACCAGCCTGAGCATGGGCATCGGGAACGTCCTGATCAACCTCTTCTGGAAGGGCGTCGTCGTGACGATCTACGCGGCGCTGTACAGCCTCACGCCGCTGCGCCTGCCGCAGGACGCGTGGTGGGTGTGGGTGCTGCTGTTCTTCGCGGACGACTACGCGTACTACTGGTACCACCGCGTCAGCCACGAGGTCCGGCTGTTCTGGGCGAGTCACGTCGTGCATCACTCCAGCCAGCATTACAACCTGTCCACCGCACTGCGGCAGACCTGGGTGCCCATGACCGCCCTGCCGTTCTGGCTGATCCTGCCCCTGCTGGGCTTCGCGCCGTGGATGGTGCTGCTCGCGCAGGCGTGGAACCTCCTGTACCAGTTCTTCGTCCACACCGAACGGGTGGGCCGCCTGCCCGCCCCCATCGAGTCCGTGCTGAATACGCCCAGCCACCACCGCGCGCACCACGGCAGCAACGACGTGTACCTCGACCGCAACTACGGCGGCATCCTGATCGTCTGGGACCGCCTGCACCGCACCTTCCAGCCCGAGACGGAACCCGTCCGCTACGGCCTCGTGCACAACATCCATACGCACCGGCCCGTGCAGGTCGCCTTCCACGAATTCGCGGCCCTCTGGCGCGACGTCCGCACCGCCCGCAACTGGCGCGACCGCCTGCACTACCTGACCCGCCCACCCGGCTGGCAGCCCGAACGGTAA
- a CDS encoding alkaline phosphatase family protein, with translation MHLPPHAVRPDYAGGSVLNLAATLGAHHGVPTPHAPYRHPLPLDGARHVVLIVVDALGAGQLRDAITRGDAPTLASLTPTPGPVTSVFPSTTMAALTTLHTARAPAEHGYLGLTVWLEEAQAVVNLIRLYDVYTHAPLADAGFLAAVPSLYRQLRDRGVAAHVVMPAAYRDSVLTRWACDGTEYHPYAQPEETPALTAATLPPGQPSYTLVYFPEYDLVCHGSGPDSPEAHAELRRTDRIVADLLVALPTNGDTLVVLTADHGQSPQPPDGYVDAITKKVMKTALRSPVAGEERAAYLHPQPGHHAEIAALLAPHATLLTADDAWTGGLFGPPTHADPRFRPRVGDLIAVPHPGHAIRRPTSPAPMLGLHGGWTAEEMLVPVLSARL, from the coding sequence ATGCACCTGCCCCCGCACGCGGTCCGGCCCGATTACGCGGGCGGCAGCGTCCTGAACCTCGCCGCCACCCTGGGCGCGCACCACGGCGTGCCCACCCCGCACGCCCCGTACCGCCACCCGCTGCCGCTGGACGGCGCGCGGCACGTCGTCCTGATCGTCGTGGACGCCCTGGGTGCCGGGCAGCTGCGGGACGCCATCACGCGCGGGGACGCGCCCACCCTTGCATCCCTGACGCCCACCCCTGGCCCCGTCACCAGCGTGTTTCCCAGCACCACCATGGCCGCCCTGACCACCCTGCATACCGCCCGCGCGCCCGCCGAACACGGGTACCTGGGCCTGACCGTCTGGCTGGAGGAGGCGCAGGCCGTCGTGAACCTCATCCGCCTGTACGACGTCTACACCCACGCCCCGCTGGCGGACGCGGGGTTCCTGGCGGCCGTGCCGTCCCTGTACCGTCAGTTGCGGGACCGGGGTGTGGCCGCGCACGTCGTCATGCCCGCCGCGTACCGAGACAGCGTCCTGACCCGCTGGGCCTGCGACGGCACCGAGTACCACCCCTACGCGCAGCCCGAGGAAACGCCGGCCCTGACCGCCGCGACCCTCCCGCCGGGGCAGCCGTCGTACACGCTGGTGTACTTCCCCGAGTACGACCTGGTCTGCCACGGCTCCGGTCCGGACAGCCCGGAAGCGCACGCCGAACTGCGCCGCACCGACCGCATCGTCGCGGACCTCCTCGTCGCGCTGCCCACCAACGGGGACACGTTGGTCGTCCTCACCGCCGACCACGGCCAGAGCCCCCAGCCCCCGGACGGCTACGTGGACGCCATCACGAAGAAAGTCATGAAAACGGCCCTGCGCAGCCCCGTTGCCGGAGAGGAACGCGCCGCGTACCTGCACCCCCAGCCCGGGCACCACGCCGAAATCGCGGCGCTGCTGGCCCCGCACGCCACCCTCCTGACCGCCGACGACGCCTGGACCGGCGGCCTGTTCGGCCCACCCACCCACGCCGACCCCCGCTTCCGCCCGCGCGTGGGCGACCTGATCGCCGTCCCGCACCCCGGACACGCCATCCGCCGCCCCACCAGCCCCGCCCCCATGCTCGGCCTGCACGGCGGCTGGACCGCCGAGGAAATGCTCGTGCCCGTGCTGAGTGCGAGGCTCTGA
- a CDS encoding TerC family protein — protein MESLFGWITQPEAWLAFGTLLLLEVVLGIDNVIFISILAGKLPPEQRQRARTIGLLAAMIMRLGLLFSISWIYSLKTDLFTLFGMGFSGRDLILIFGGLFLLYKAVKEMHEQLEGPGAHEGTPTAGKVAGANFAAIIGQIMILDIVFSLDSVITAVGMADDIGVMVAAVVVTVLIMLVAARPIGEFVQAHPTVKMLALAFLLLIGVNLIADGFGFKIPKGYTYFAMGFAIAVELLNLRMRRGKAVQLHETNRHPDAS, from the coding sequence ATGGAATCACTGTTCGGCTGGATCACCCAGCCCGAAGCGTGGCTGGCGTTCGGTACGCTGCTGCTGCTGGAAGTCGTGCTCGGCATCGACAACGTCATCTTCATCTCCATCCTGGCGGGCAAGCTGCCGCCCGAGCAGCGGCAACGCGCCCGCACCATCGGTCTGCTGGCCGCGATGATCATGCGCCTGGGCCTGCTGTTCTCGATCAGCTGGATCTACAGCCTGAAAACCGATCTGTTCACGCTGTTCGGCATGGGCTTCTCCGGACGGGACCTGATCCTGATCTTCGGCGGGTTGTTCCTGCTGTACAAGGCCGTCAAGGAGATGCACGAGCAACTCGAAGGGCCCGGCGCGCACGAGGGAACCCCCACCGCCGGGAAGGTGGCGGGCGCGAACTTCGCTGCGATCATCGGGCAGATCATGATCCTGGACATCGTGTTCAGTCTCGACAGCGTCATCACGGCCGTCGGCATGGCGGACGACATCGGCGTGATGGTCGCGGCGGTCGTCGTGACGGTGCTGATCATGCTGGTCGCCGCGCGCCCCATCGGCGAGTTCGTGCAGGCGCACCCGACCGTGAAGATGCTCGCCCTGGCGTTCCTACTCTTGATCGGCGTGAACCTCATCGCGGACGGCTTCGGCTTCAAGATCCCCAAGGGCTACACGTACTTCGCGATGGGCTTCGCCATCGCCGTGGAACTCCTGAACCTACGCATGCGGCGCGGCAAAGCCGTGCAGCTGCACGAGACGAACCGCCACCCCGACGCCAGCTGA
- a CDS encoding methyltransferase family protein produces the protein MNRDRALVAAQFALLAVILAGGRRGRGRPRSVRAAGAALGAGGLTLLVWSGHTLGRNLTPLPTPVAGGTLVQRGPYRHVRHPIYTALLLLAGSWTVARGGRVSVAGTLLLGALLRHKAGIEDAALAGRYPDHAAYRARTGAFLPRTGRR, from the coding sequence ATGAACCGCGACCGGGCGCTGGTCGCCGCGCAGTTCGCGCTGCTGGCCGTCATCCTGGCCGGGGGGCGGCGGGGGAGAGGTCGGCCCCGATCCGTCCGGGCGGCGGGCGCGGCGCTGGGTGCCGGTGGCCTGACTCTGCTGGTCTGGAGCGGGCACACGCTGGGGCGGAATCTCACGCCGCTGCCCACCCCGGTCGCGGGGGGCACGCTGGTGCAGCGCGGCCCGTACCGCCACGTGCGGCACCCGATCTACACGGCGCTGCTCCTGCTGGCGGGCAGCTGGACGGTCGCGCGGGGCGGACGGGTGAGCGTGGCGGGTACCCTCCTGCTCGGGGCACTGCTGCGGCACAAGGCCGGGATCGAGGACGCTGCGTTGGCCGGACGTTACCCTGACCACGCGGCGTACCGGGCGCGTACCGGAGCGTTCCTGCCGCGCACCGGCAGGCGCTGA
- the lysA gene encoding diaminopimelate decarboxylase has product MSLTPEHLQTAAHTYGTPLYVYDAAELDAALARVRAAFGDARVYYAMKANPNLTLLRRLHAQGVGFECVSAGELARAAHIGAAGDRILVNGPAKTPGEYATGAELGATFILDREEEVRLLPPASRALVRVNPALNVSTHDHLATGAAGSKFGVTLEQVPRVLDALRAAGHTALGLHVHIGSAIRDAHDFTAAFHRLGDLRAHTGPLDVLDAGGGWGLGADLRGIAREARAAAATFGAQLWVEPGRYLVAQAGTLLTRVVGTKRTGRKFVLVDAGMTELLRPMLYGAQHPVTPLWDRSGSDTWDLAGPACESGDLLGRDLTLPDPHPGDLLAIYEAGAYGAAMSSNYLTRARPAEVLHDAGTWTVIRQRETPQDIWRAEENV; this is encoded by the coding sequence ATGAGCCTCACGCCCGAGCACCTCCAGACCGCCGCGCATACGTACGGCACGCCCCTGTACGTCTACGACGCCGCCGAACTCGACGCCGCGCTGGCCCGCGTCCGCGCCGCGTTCGGGGACGCCCGCGTGTACTACGCCATGAAAGCCAACCCCAACCTGACCCTGCTGCGCCGCCTGCACGCCCAGGGCGTCGGCTTCGAATGCGTCAGCGCCGGGGAACTCGCCCGCGCCGCCCACATCGGCGCGGCAGGTGACCGCATCCTCGTGAACGGCCCCGCCAAGACGCCCGGCGAGTACGCCACCGGCGCAGAACTCGGCGCGACCTTCATCCTCGACCGCGAGGAGGAGGTCCGCCTGCTCCCGCCCGCCTCCCGCGCGCTGGTCCGCGTGAACCCCGCCCTGAACGTCAGCACCCACGACCACCTCGCCACCGGCGCCGCGGGGAGCAAGTTCGGCGTGACCCTCGAACAGGTCCCGCGCGTGCTTGACGCCCTGCGCGCCGCCGGGCACACGGCACTGGGCCTGCACGTGCACATCGGCAGCGCCATCCGCGACGCGCACGACTTCACTGCCGCCTTCCACCGCCTCGGCGACCTGCGCGCCCACACCGGCCCGCTGGACGTCCTCGACGCCGGGGGCGGCTGGGGCCTCGGCGCCGACCTGCGCGGCATCGCCCGCGAGGCCCGCGCCGCCGCCGCCACCTTCGGCGCGCAGCTGTGGGTGGAACCCGGCCGCTACCTCGTCGCGCAGGCGGGCACCCTCCTGACCCGCGTGGTCGGCACCAAACGCACCGGACGCAAATTCGTGCTCGTGGACGCGGGCATGACCGAACTCCTGCGCCCCATGCTGTACGGCGCGCAACACCCCGTCACGCCCCTCTGGGACCGCAGCGGGTCCGACACCTGGGACCTCGCCGGACCCGCCTGCGAGAGCGGCGACCTCCTGGGGCGCGACCTCACCCTGCCCGACCCGCACCCCGGCGATCTCCTCGCCATCTACGAGGCCGGCGCGTACGGCGCCGCCATGAGCAGCAACTACCTCACCCGCGCCCGCCCCGCCGAGGTCCTGCACGACGCGGGCACCTGGACCGTCATCCGCCAGCGCGAAACCCCACAGGACATCTGGCGCGCGGAGGAGAACGTGTAA